One window of the Thermodesulfomicrobium sp. WS genome contains the following:
- a CDS encoding glycosyltransferase family A protein: protein MILPVRNRAAVVERAVRSVWAQTWQDWELVAVDDGSDDATRTVLEDLAAQEPRMRVLVTPPRGVSHARNRGVEASAGAWIAFLDSDDLWLPRKLEAQMRFVADSGFSACQTEEIWIRHGRRVNPCRKHAKPAGWFLERAVALCLISPSCVLFSRALWEQVGPFDEDLPACEDYALWLRLLLVAPVGLVPQALVVKTGGHADQLSRLFVGQDRFRLEGLRRALARAQRAEDRRILAAEMVRRGRIYQAGCLKHGLVDEAVLVGQWMDAARAGKEA, encoded by the coding sequence GTGATTCTTCCGGTCCGCAATCGTGCCGCGGTGGTGGAGCGCGCGGTGCGCTCCGTGTGGGCGCAGACCTGGCAGGACTGGGAGCTTGTGGCCGTGGACGACGGTTCCGACGACGCCACCCGTACCGTGCTGGAGGACCTGGCGGCCCAGGAGCCCCGGATGCGGGTGCTGGTCACCCCGCCGCGTGGGGTGAGCCATGCCCGCAACCGGGGGGTGGAGGCAAGCGCCGGCGCGTGGATCGCCTTCTTGGATTCCGACGACCTGTGGCTGCCGCGCAAATTGGAGGCGCAGATGCGCTTTGTGGCGGACTCGGGGTTTTCGGCCTGCCAGACCGAAGAGATCTGGATCCGCCACGGCCGGCGGGTGAATCCGTGCCGCAAGCACGCCAAGCCTGCGGGATGGTTTTTGGAGCGGGCCGTGGCGCTCTGCCTGATCAGCCCGTCGTGCGTGCTCTTTTCCCGCGCCCTCTGGGAGCAGGTGGGGCCGTTCGACGAGGACCTGCCGGCGTGCGAGGACTACGCCTTGTGGCTGCGGCTGCTCCTCGTGGCCCCGGTGGGGCTTGTGCCCCAGGCCTTGGTGGTCAAGACCGGCGGCCATGCGGATCAGCTCTCCCGCCTTTTCGTGGGGCAGGACCGGTTCCGCCTGGAAGGCCTGCGCCGGGCCCTTGCCCGGGCGCAGCGCGCCGAAGACCGCCGCATCCTGGCTGCGGAAATGGTGCGCCGCGGCCGCATCTACCAGGCAGGCTGCCTCAAACACGGCCTGGTGGACGAGGCCGTGCTCGTCGGCCAGTGGATGGATGCGGCCCGCGCCGGCAAGGAGGCTTAG